A genomic region of Thermodesulfobium narugense DSM 14796 contains the following coding sequences:
- a CDS encoding zinc-dependent alcohol dehydrogenase family protein, translating into MKALVLDKISKVEDRPLKIMEVEVQSPGESEILVEISCCGICHTELDEIEGRVIPKLPIILGHQIVGRVKEIGKKVTKFRLGDRVGIAWINSACGKCYFCKRGEENLCNDFKATGCDVDGGYAQYCLISENFCYKIPDNFSDVQAAPLLCAGAVGYRSLKLTNMNDYECIGLFGFGASAHIVIQIIRKLYPNSKVFVFTRRKDDTASKMAQDMGADWVGATGDKPPKRLNRAIDTTPAGYVIREALSILEKGGRLVTNLIRKESLIPELNYQEHLWNEKELKSVANITRDDVKEFLDIASSIPIVSKVNEFDFEDANKALVMLKHGEYKGAGVLIVK; encoded by the coding sequence ATTTCAAAAGTTGAAGATAGACCTCTTAAAATTATGGAGGTAGAAGTACAAAGTCCAGGTGAAAGCGAGATATTGGTAGAAATATCTTGCTGTGGAATATGCCATACTGAATTAGATGAGATAGAGGGGAGAGTAATACCAAAACTACCTATAATTCTAGGTCATCAGATAGTTGGTAGAGTTAAAGAAATTGGGAAAAAAGTTACAAAGTTTAGACTAGGTGATAGAGTTGGCATTGCGTGGATAAATTCAGCATGCGGAAAATGTTACTTTTGTAAAAGGGGCGAAGAAAACCTTTGCAATGATTTTAAGGCTACAGGCTGTGATGTAGATGGTGGTTATGCTCAGTACTGCTTGATATCTGAAAATTTTTGTTATAAAATTCCAGATAACTTTTCTGACGTTCAGGCCGCGCCGCTTCTATGTGCTGGAGCAGTAGGATATAGATCGCTTAAGCTAACTAATATGAATGACTACGAGTGCATTGGTCTTTTTGGTTTTGGTGCATCGGCTCATATAGTAATTCAAATAATAAGAAAGCTTTATCCAAATTCAAAAGTATTTGTGTTTACTAGGCGAAAAGATGATACAGCAAGCAAAATGGCACAAGATATGGGTGCTGATTGGGTAGGAGCTACAGGAGACAAGCCCCCTAAAAGATTGAATCGCGCTATTGATACTACACCTGCTGGTTATGTAATAAGAGAAGCTCTAAGCATTCTTGAAAAAGGCGGTAGGTTGGTGACTAATCTTATCAGAAAAGAATCTCTAATACCAGAACTTAACTATCAAGAACATCTGTGGAATGAGAAAGAGCTAAAAAGTGTGGCCAATATTACAAGAGATGACGTAAAAGAATTTTTGGATATAGCATCTTCTATTCCAATAGTGTCAAAAGTGAACGAATTTGATTTTGAAGACGCAAACAAAGCGTTAGTAATGTTAAAACATGGAGAATATAAAGGAGCGGGTGTTTTAATTGTTAAATAG
- a CDS encoding class I SAM-dependent methyltransferase: MKNALIATDCTGEIFKGNFDEAPFYSVYNRDNFLKRISNKNLSGIDLSQYILMGTKVSDKYREELVKSGVDSIVLDFKNLNSARAFYLDFLEKVEVFEKYSSEYEFWFEENKFVYLSEIEALKMVVPSEGKGLEVGVGSGRFAKPLGILYGVEPSDKMAQIARDRGIKVYKGLAEDLPFRDSEFDFVLLAVTICFVNDPERSLLEAKRVLKKGSKLIVAIVDKESELGKLYLERQSKSVFYKNARFFSSEEVIELFNKIGIRFLGAVQVLFEVNIKDLNYVQKPEPGYGRGAFVVLTGEKV, translated from the coding sequence ATGAAAAATGCTTTAATTGCTACAGACTGTACAGGAGAGATTTTTAAAGGAAATTTTGATGAAGCTCCATTTTACTCAGTTTATAATCGCGACAACTTTTTAAAAAGAATTTCAAATAAAAATTTGTCTGGTATCGATCTAAGCCAATATATACTGATGGGTACTAAAGTTAGTGATAAATACAGAGAAGAATTAGTTAAATCAGGTGTAGACTCAATAGTCTTGGATTTCAAAAACCTAAATAGTGCTAGAGCATTTTATTTAGACTTTCTTGAAAAAGTTGAGGTTTTTGAAAAGTATTCGTCTGAATATGAATTTTGGTTTGAGGAGAACAAATTTGTTTACCTATCAGAGATAGAGGCATTGAAAATGGTAGTCCCTTCTGAAGGGAAAGGTCTTGAAGTTGGGGTGGGGAGTGGAAGGTTTGCAAAACCTCTTGGAATTTTATATGGAGTAGAACCTTCAGATAAAATGGCTCAAATCGCAAGAGATAGAGGTATAAAGGTATATAAAGGATTAGCTGAAGATCTGCCCTTTCGCGATAGTGAATTTGATTTTGTACTTCTGGCTGTAACTATTTGTTTTGTAAACGATCCAGAAAGAAGTCTATTGGAAGCAAAAAGAGTTCTAAAAAAGGGTTCAAAATTAATAGTTGCTATAGTTGACAAAGAAAGTGAGCTTGGCAAATTGTATCTGGAAAGACAATCAAAGAGCGTTTTTTACAAGAATGCAAGATTCTTTTCGTCAGAAGAAGTTATTGAACTTTTTAATAAGATTGGAATTAGGTTCTTAGGAGCTGTACAGGTGCTGTTTGAAGTAAATATTAAAGATTTGAATTATGTTCAAAAGCCAGAACCGGGTTATGGGCGGGGTGCTTTTGTAGTCTTGACAGGAGAAAAGGTATAG
- a CDS encoding dihydrodipicolinate synthase family protein, which produces MFRGVYVASITILDENGDFDLMKMAAHIDNLINNGVDGILFLGSTGEFYSFSIEQKKKFASFAVNAVNKRVKVLIGTGSTNINEVIEMSKYSKEIGADGVTIVSPYYFGPSESAAEQYFGKIAQSVDIPIMLYNFPARTGTELSAEVVLNLAKKYHNIVSLKDTVDNISHTRKVIQKVKSIRSDFTVLSGFDEYYVLNRLSGGDGVLCALANVDPKLFVSLHKAYENKDSVTIEKCAKKISVLMNLYECTDLFVTGIKAAVKINGLDISTFTNPPGVKITEGQFDIVKKIVDEVRAIV; this is translated from the coding sequence ATGTTTAGAGGAGTTTATGTTGCATCTATTACAATTTTAGATGAGAATGGTGATTTCGATCTTATGAAAATGGCTGCTCACATAGATAATCTTATAAATAATGGAGTAGATGGCATATTATTTCTTGGGAGCACTGGAGAATTTTATTCTTTCTCGATTGAACAAAAAAAGAAATTTGCATCTTTTGCCGTGAATGCAGTAAATAAAAGGGTAAAAGTTCTTATTGGAACAGGCTCTACAAATATAAATGAGGTTATTGAAATGTCAAAGTATTCCAAAGAGATAGGAGCTGATGGAGTAACTATTGTATCACCATATTATTTTGGACCATCTGAGAGTGCTGCAGAACAATACTTTGGAAAAATTGCCCAGTCAGTAGACATCCCTATTATGTTATACAATTTCCCTGCAAGGACAGGTACTGAGCTATCTGCTGAAGTAGTGTTAAATCTTGCAAAAAAATACCACAATATAGTTTCTTTAAAAGACACGGTAGACAACATCAGCCACACGAGAAAGGTAATACAAAAGGTAAAATCAATTAGGTCAGATTTTACTGTTTTATCAGGTTTTGATGAATATTATGTTTTAAATAGACTTTCAGGAGGAGATGGAGTTTTATGCGCTCTGGCTAACGTAGATCCGAAACTGTTTGTCAGTTTACATAAAGCTTATGAAAACAAAGATTCTGTTACAATAGAGAAATGTGCAAAAAAGATTTCTGTTCTTATGAATTTATATGAGTGCACAGATCTTTTTGTTACTGGCATAAAGGCTGCTGTAAAGATTAATGGGTTAGATATTTCTACATTTACTAATCCACCAGGAGTTAAAATTACTGAGGGGCAATTTGACATCGTTAAAAAAATTGTTGATGAGGTAAGAGCTATTGTATAA
- a CDS encoding 3'-5' exonuclease family protein, with the protein MNYLFLDVETIIDDELLMKAGSEKNIIQFNNNEFIRQNVFHIPICFSVIGNIGAQDFYFKSFVSKNASLIVDKFFSGFYLLIEKSKQRDSTYPIIVTHNGQSFDMPILTLQAIKYYDLLSQEAKNGLKEYLDANDKWENSRPNYTSRNTIYHIDTYLLTNSYSSLKALCMLNGIECKTQMNGKLVGEYFRKNKLEDIAFYCAEDVLSLAKLFNKINVARGNEALILPESLNQCEIRVLE; encoded by the coding sequence ATGAATTATTTATTTTTAGATGTTGAAACAATTATTGATGACGAACTTCTTATGAAGGCGGGCTCAGAGAAGAATATAATTCAGTTCAACAATAATGAATTTATAAGACAAAATGTATTTCATATTCCCATTTGCTTTTCGGTTATTGGAAATATTGGAGCCCAGGATTTCTATTTTAAGTCTTTTGTCAGCAAAAATGCATCTTTAATAGTTGATAAGTTTTTTTCAGGATTTTATTTACTAATAGAAAAATCGAAACAAAGAGATTCAACATATCCTATAATTGTTACCCATAACGGTCAAAGTTTTGATATGCCAATTTTAACGCTTCAGGCTATTAAATACTACGATTTGTTGTCTCAGGAGGCAAAAAATGGTTTAAAGGAGTATCTTGATGCAAATGATAAATGGGAAAATAGTAGGCCAAATTATACAAGTAGAAATACTATTTATCACATAGATACTTATCTACTTACTAACTCTTATTCCTCTTTGAAAGCTTTATGTATGCTTAACGGTATTGAATGTAAGACTCAAATGAATGGGAAACTGGTTGGCGAATATTTTAGAAAAAATAAATTAGAAGATATTGCCTTTTATTGTGCTGAAGATGTTCTCTCACTTGCAAAACTGTTTAATAAGATTAATGTTGCCCGTGGTAATGAAGCTTTGATATTACCAGAAAGTTTAAATCAGTGTGAGATAAGAGTTTTAGAATAG
- a CDS encoding cupin domain-containing protein: MFSPTESLEKRFLGPDIGRNQSFQQIVKAGHWFGADIDDKSSYSLVGCSVSPGFDFEDFEMGKRNNLLNEFPDHKNLVERLTRC; the protein is encoded by the coding sequence ATATTTTCTCCAACAGAGTCTCTGGAAAAAAGATTTTTGGGTCCAGATATTGGCAGAAATCAGTCTTTTCAGCAAATAGTAAAGGCTGGGCATTGGTTTGGCGCTGATATAGATGATAAAAGTAGTTATTCCTTGGTTGGCTGCAGCGTTTCACCTGGATTTGACTTTGAAGACTTTGAGATGGGGAAGCGTAATAATTTGCTAAATGAGTTTCCAGATCACAAAAACTTAGTTGAGAGATTAACAAGATGTTAG
- a CDS encoding aldo/keto reductase produces the protein MKKRKLGSELEVSAIGLGCMGMSHGYGPAADKHEMISLIHSAIDLGVTFFDTAEIYGPFTNEELVGEALKPFRDRVVIATKFGFKIQDGKQSGFDSRPERIQEAVEGSLKRLKTDTIDLLYQHRVDPNVPIEDVAGKIKDLIREGKVKYWGLSEAGISTIRRAHSVHPLAAIQSEYSMWWRRPEDELLSVLDELGIGFVPFSPLGRGFLAGRFDKNSTFDSSDFRSRLPRFTPENLDANQALIYLIKKFAERKGATLAQIALAWLLAQKPWIVPIPGTRKLERLTENLGAIDIEFSKDEINELNLASSKIKIVGNRYPEDLEKATNQ, from the coding sequence ATGAAAAAACGTAAATTGGGATCTGAACTTGAGGTTTCAGCTATTGGTTTAGGTTGTATGGGAATGAGCCATGGTTATGGGCCAGCAGCAGATAAACATGAAATGATTTCATTAATTCATTCTGCAATTGATCTGGGCGTAACCTTTTTCGACACTGCTGAAATTTACGGTCCATTTACAAACGAGGAACTTGTAGGCGAAGCGCTTAAGCCATTTAGAGATAGGGTAGTTATTGCTACCAAATTTGGATTCAAGATTCAGGATGGAAAGCAGTCTGGATTTGATAGCCGTCCCGAACGTATACAAGAGGCTGTAGAAGGATCTTTGAAAAGATTGAAAACTGATACTATAGATCTTTTGTATCAACATCGCGTAGATCCAAATGTGCCAATTGAAGATGTGGCTGGGAAGATAAAAGATTTGATTCGAGAGGGAAAGGTAAAGTATTGGGGACTCTCTGAGGCTGGTATAAGTACCATTCGACGTGCACACTCTGTCCACCCCCTTGCTGCAATTCAAAGCGAATATTCAATGTGGTGGAGACGCCCTGAGGATGAATTGCTAAGCGTTCTTGATGAATTGGGAATTGGCTTCGTTCCATTTAGCCCATTGGGCAGGGGATTTTTAGCAGGAAGATTTGATAAGAATTCTACTTTTGATAGCTCAGACTTTCGAAGCAGACTACCTCGTTTTACCCCAGAAAATTTAGACGCAAATCAAGCTTTAATTTATTTAATCAAAAAATTCGCAGAAAGGAAGGGTGCAACGTTGGCGCAGATTGCGCTTGCATGGTTATTGGCCCAAAAACCGTGGATCGTTCCTATCCCTGGTACAAGGAAATTAGAACGTCTGACTGAAAATCTAGGAGCTATTGATATTGAGTTTAGCAAAGATGAGATCAATGAATTGAACCTTGCAAGCTCTAAGATCAAAATTGTAGGAAATCGCTATCCAGAGGATTTGGAAAAAGCTACTAACCAATAG
- a CDS encoding MerR family transcriptional regulator encodes MTISEVSKKFNISKDTLRYYERIGLIPHVGRNKSKIRDYREEDCNWIEFIKCMRNAGLPIDVLIDYVRLFMQGDDTIEARKNLLIEQRKYLIERIEVMKKTLERLDYKISVYEKIVVEKERSLRRDSLYIK; translated from the coding sequence ATGACAATTTCTGAAGTAAGCAAGAAATTTAATATTTCGAAGGATACTCTTCGCTATTATGAACGTATTGGACTCATACCTCATGTTGGTCGCAACAAGAGTAAAATTAGGGATTATAGAGAAGAAGACTGCAACTGGATTGAATTTATAAAATGTATGCGAAACGCAGGATTGCCTATAGACGTTTTAATAGACTATGTAAGGCTTTTTATGCAAGGAGATGACACTATTGAAGCGAGGAAAAACCTTTTAATTGAGCAACGTAAGTATTTGATTGAAAGAATAGAGGTTATGAAAAAGACCTTGGAACGTTTGGATTATAAGATTTCAGTTTACGAAAAAATTGTAGTTGAAAAGGAGAGGTCTTTGAGAAGAGATAGTTTATATATAAAATAA